Proteins from one Arthrobacter sp. DNA4 genomic window:
- a CDS encoding NHL domain-containing thioredoxin family protein: MSETVRTHARVRASELVGRNWLNTGGKSLDLEALRGKIVLLDFWTFCCINCLHVLDELRPLEQQYSDVLVTVGVHSPKFEHEADPVALAAAVERYEIHHPVLDDPELDTWKAYTARAWPTLVVIDPEGYIVAHLSGEGHADGLAVLLPELIAEHEAKGTLHRGSGPYVAPEATSGTLRFPGKALFLPPGRGSTAGTADGGTSAGAAASVAAEKGSWLVTDTGHHRLVELGTDFETVLATFGSGTKGYADGPAAGDTASAQFNEPQGLVLLPEDVAAKAGYDVVIADSVNHRLRGLSLTDGKASTLAGNGIQRLLETGPARVDEEGAGFSGSLGTDPLDVALSSPWDVVWSRKLNAVVVAMAGTHQIFSFDPVTGAVSIIAGNGLEGLLDGPAHESWFAQSSGLAEDADGNIWVADSETSALRKLVIADDASITVESAVGKGLFDFGFRDGPAAEARLQHPLGVTVLPDGSVAIADTYNGAVRRYDPATGTVSTLARGLAEPSDVIVDHTQSAGSEPLLVVVEANKHQLVYVPIPKEAQQVDEGASQTQRPKSPVAPGTLDLTVRFTAPTGQKLDDRWGDPTQLKISSTPPELLVAGGGTSVGLLRTLELSADVPEGVLHITARAAACDGPETEDGEIPDHAACHLYQQDWGIPVVLQADGDTELVLDLRGMD; the protein is encoded by the coding sequence ATGAGCGAAACCGTACGCACCCATGCCCGGGTCCGGGCCTCCGAACTGGTGGGCCGCAACTGGCTGAACACCGGTGGCAAGTCCCTGGACCTCGAAGCCCTGCGCGGCAAGATCGTGCTCCTCGATTTCTGGACCTTCTGCTGCATCAACTGCCTGCACGTCCTCGATGAGCTGCGCCCGCTCGAGCAGCAGTACTCGGACGTGCTGGTCACCGTGGGAGTCCACTCGCCCAAGTTTGAACACGAGGCGGACCCGGTGGCGCTGGCGGCAGCCGTGGAGCGCTACGAGATCCACCACCCTGTCCTGGACGACCCCGAGCTGGACACCTGGAAGGCGTACACCGCCCGTGCCTGGCCCACCCTGGTGGTCATCGACCCTGAGGGCTACATCGTGGCGCACCTTTCCGGCGAAGGCCACGCGGACGGACTCGCGGTGCTGCTCCCCGAACTGATCGCCGAGCACGAGGCCAAGGGCACCCTGCACCGCGGCTCCGGCCCGTACGTGGCACCCGAGGCAACGTCCGGCACGTTGCGTTTCCCCGGCAAGGCACTCTTCCTCCCGCCGGGACGCGGGTCCACGGCTGGAACGGCCGACGGCGGCACGTCGGCAGGTGCCGCGGCTTCCGTTGCTGCGGAGAAGGGTTCCTGGCTGGTCACCGACACCGGCCACCACCGCCTGGTGGAACTCGGCACCGACTTCGAAACCGTGCTGGCCACCTTCGGTTCGGGCACCAAGGGCTACGCTGACGGACCCGCCGCGGGGGACACCGCCAGCGCCCAGTTCAACGAGCCCCAGGGCCTGGTCCTGCTCCCGGAAGACGTGGCAGCCAAGGCGGGGTACGACGTCGTGATTGCCGACTCGGTCAACCACCGCCTGCGTGGACTGTCGCTCACGGACGGCAAGGCCTCCACCCTGGCGGGCAACGGCATCCAGCGCCTGCTGGAAACCGGCCCGGCGCGTGTGGACGAGGAAGGCGCCGGCTTCAGTGGCTCGCTGGGCACTGACCCGCTGGATGTTGCGCTGAGCTCGCCGTGGGATGTTGTATGGTCGCGCAAGCTCAACGCGGTGGTGGTGGCCATGGCCGGCACGCACCAGATCTTCAGCTTCGACCCCGTCACCGGCGCCGTGTCGATCATCGCCGGCAACGGCTTGGAAGGGCTCCTCGACGGTCCCGCCCACGAGTCCTGGTTCGCCCAGTCCTCCGGCCTGGCCGAGGATGCGGACGGCAACATCTGGGTGGCGGATTCCGAGACCTCGGCGCTCCGCAAGCTGGTCATTGCCGACGATGCCTCCATCACCGTGGAGTCCGCCGTGGGCAAGGGCCTGTTCGACTTCGGCTTCCGCGACGGACCCGCCGCCGAAGCCCGCCTTCAGCACCCGCTTGGTGTGACCGTCCTGCCCGACGGCTCCGTGGCGATCGCTGACACCTACAACGGAGCCGTACGCCGCTACGACCCCGCGACCGGTACCGTGTCCACGCTGGCCCGTGGGCTTGCCGAGCCGTCCGACGTGATTGTGGACCACACCCAGTCCGCCGGTTCCGAGCCCCTCCTGGTGGTGGTCGAGGCCAACAAGCACCAGCTGGTGTACGTGCCCATCCCCAAGGAAGCGCAACAGGTGGATGAGGGTGCGTCCCAGACCCAGCGGCCCAAGAGCCCCGTGGCGCCCGGCACGCTGGACCTGACCGTGCGCTTCACGGCTCCCACCGGGCAGAAGCTCGATGACCGCTGGGGCGATCCCACGCAGCTGAAGATCTCCTCCACGCCGCCCGAGCTGCTGGTGGCCGGCGGCGGCACCTCGGTGGGCCTCCTCCGCACCCTGGAGCTGTCTGCGGACGTTCCCGAGGGCGTGCTGCACATTACCGCCCGCGCCGCGGCCTGCGACGGCCCCGAGACCGAGGACGGCGAGATCCCGGACCACGCCGCCTGCCACCTCTACCAGCAGGACTGGGGCATCCCCGTGGTCCTGCAGGCCGACGGCGACACCGAACTGGTCCTGGACCTCCGCGGGATGGACTGA
- a CDS encoding cytochrome c oxidase assembly protein: MVSSAAKPRSTPPQTSPGKGAAVRDAGNRGIPVPWQLAGLAALFLGLAAALIFSGAAAARSVADPGALVRWGLPISKAIHNVSLATVIGGLIFAVGILPKNLKNLNARGRDRETPAGSEAPEHPAFTRALAVAAAAGAVWTLSAIAVLVLTYADVAGQGLSGDPAFTQALVYFMTDIDTGRAWLAVTIIAAVVTTALFGVRSLGGLALTLILALIGLVPTALIGHSSSSSDHEGAINSLGLHLVGVSTWVGGIIILALLSGILTGSKPGATTDITEPTLRRFSTLAGFAFVLVFASGIINASIRVTSWSDLFGSAYGQLILAKTAAAVVLGGIGFMHRQWVIPQLGRKGATMSSRRVLWQLVLAELLIMGATSGIAVALGRSAPPQPTELAPNASPAFILSGYELPPELTPERWLTEWRLDWIWVGVALFGLVTYFLGVAKVRRRGDSWQWFRSVNWVIGLVVLTYITSGPPSVYGRILFSAHMVDHMALTMVAPIFLVLGAPVTLALRALPARGDGSRGSREWILVFVHSKFSQLVTHPLFAAANFAGSIILFYYSDLFGFAMREHVGHELMNLHFLLTGYIFVLSMIGTDPLPRRAPYPMRLLLLLATMGFHAFFGVSIMGGTGLMAADYFGNLGRTWGPSALLDQQAGGAVAWGIGEVPTLLVAIGVAVMWSRSDQRETKRVDRAADRNNDADLTAYNDMFAKLAERDAKLAERNKLEGR, from the coding sequence ATGGTGTCTTCTGCCGCAAAACCACGTTCCACCCCGCCCCAGACCAGTCCTGGCAAGGGAGCTGCGGTCCGGGACGCCGGAAACCGGGGGATCCCGGTGCCCTGGCAGCTGGCAGGCCTGGCGGCTCTCTTCCTGGGCCTCGCAGCAGCACTGATCTTCTCCGGTGCAGCAGCGGCCCGCAGCGTCGCCGATCCGGGAGCCCTGGTCCGCTGGGGGCTGCCCATCAGCAAGGCCATCCACAACGTGTCCCTGGCGACTGTTATTGGCGGCCTGATCTTCGCCGTCGGCATCCTCCCGAAGAACCTTAAGAACCTAAACGCACGTGGCCGGGACCGGGAGACTCCCGCCGGCAGCGAGGCGCCCGAACATCCCGCGTTCACCCGCGCGCTGGCTGTGGCTGCCGCTGCGGGCGCAGTGTGGACCTTGTCCGCCATCGCGGTCCTGGTGCTCACCTACGCCGACGTGGCCGGTCAGGGGCTGTCCGGCGACCCCGCCTTCACGCAGGCCCTGGTCTATTTCATGACGGACATCGATACGGGCCGGGCCTGGCTCGCCGTCACCATCATTGCCGCAGTGGTGACAACCGCCCTGTTCGGCGTCCGGTCCCTCGGCGGCCTGGCCCTGACCCTCATCCTGGCCCTCATCGGCCTGGTGCCCACGGCCCTGATCGGCCACTCCTCCAGCTCGTCGGACCATGAGGGCGCCATCAACTCCCTCGGCCTGCACCTCGTGGGGGTCAGCACCTGGGTGGGCGGCATCATCATCCTCGCCCTGCTGTCCGGGATCCTGACAGGCAGCAAGCCGGGGGCAACAACAGACATCACCGAGCCCACGCTGCGCCGCTTCTCCACCCTGGCCGGCTTCGCTTTTGTCCTGGTCTTCGCCTCCGGAATCATCAACGCCAGCATCCGCGTCACCAGCTGGTCGGATCTCTTCGGCTCCGCCTACGGGCAGCTGATCCTGGCCAAGACGGCAGCGGCAGTGGTCCTCGGCGGCATCGGCTTCATGCACCGGCAGTGGGTCATCCCGCAGCTGGGCCGCAAGGGGGCCACCATGTCTTCACGGCGGGTGCTGTGGCAATTGGTCCTGGCGGAGCTGCTGATCATGGGCGCGACGTCCGGCATCGCCGTGGCCCTGGGCCGTTCAGCCCCGCCGCAGCCGACGGAGCTGGCGCCCAACGCCTCACCGGCCTTCATCCTCAGCGGTTACGAGCTGCCGCCTGAGCTCACCCCGGAACGCTGGCTCACCGAGTGGCGCCTGGACTGGATCTGGGTCGGCGTGGCCCTCTTCGGCCTGGTCACCTACTTCCTGGGCGTTGCCAAGGTCCGCCGGCGCGGAGACTCCTGGCAGTGGTTCCGGTCCGTGAACTGGGTCATCGGCCTGGTGGTGCTGACGTACATCACGTCCGGGCCGCCGTCGGTCTATGGCCGCATCCTGTTCTCCGCGCACATGGTGGACCATATGGCGCTGACCATGGTGGCCCCGATCTTCCTGGTGCTGGGCGCGCCGGTGACCCTGGCCCTGCGTGCCCTGCCCGCCCGCGGGGACGGCTCCCGCGGCTCCCGCGAGTGGATCCTGGTCTTCGTGCACTCGAAGTTCTCGCAGCTGGTCACCCACCCGCTGTTCGCGGCTGCGAACTTTGCCGGCTCCATCATCCTGTTCTACTACTCGGACCTGTTCGGCTTCGCCATGCGCGAGCACGTGGGCCACGAACTGATGAACCTGCACTTCCTGCTCACCGGATACATCTTCGTGCTAAGCATGATCGGCACGGATCCGCTGCCGCGCCGGGCCCCGTACCCCATGCGGCTGCTGCTCCTCCTGGCCACCATGGGCTTCCATGCCTTCTTCGGTGTGTCCATCATGGGCGGCACAGGCCTGATGGCAGCGGACTACTTCGGCAACCTGGGCCGTACCTGGGGGCCGTCGGCCCTTTTGGACCAGCAGGCCGGTGGCGCGGTGGCCTGGGGCATCGGCGAGGTGCCCACGCTCCTGGTGGCGATCGGCGTCGCCGTCATGTGGTCCAGGTCGGACCAGCGGGAGACCAAACGGGTGGACCGAGCGGCGGACAGGAATAACGACGCCGATCTGACCGCTTACAACGATATGTTTGCCAAGTTGGCCGAACGCGACGCCAAGCTGGCTGAACGCAACAAGCTGGAAGGACGCTGA
- a CDS encoding HU family DNA-binding protein, translated as MAKNRSELVAEVAGKAGTSQAAVNSVLDALFEVFETSVAAGEKITIPGWLAVERTDRAARTGRNPQTGETIQIAAGHSVKLTAGSKLKAAVSKK; from the coding sequence ATGGCTAAGAACCGTAGTGAACTTGTTGCAGAGGTAGCTGGCAAGGCCGGCACCAGCCAGGCTGCCGTCAACTCCGTCCTCGACGCACTGTTCGAGGTTTTCGAGACTTCTGTCGCCGCCGGCGAGAAGATCACCATCCCGGGCTGGCTCGCCGTCGAGCGTACCGACCGTGCAGCCCGCACCGGCCGCAACCCGCAGACCGGCGAAACCATCCAGATTGCAGCAGGCCACAGCGTCAAGCTGACCGCCGGCTCCAAGCTGAAGGCTGCAGTCTCCAAGAAGTAG